The window CTTCACTTTCCTTTAATGCATCCACACGCTTTTTATAGGCCTCAACTTGTCCAAGTAATTTACCGCCTTGATATTTCAATAATACTGTACGGTCATAATTACTTAAACTTGTTAAAATCGCATAAATTTTCATCACACTATCATAGTGTTCCAGAGTTAGTTGTTTTTCCTCTGGCATATAGCTCATCAGCTGTATGATAGACCCAACTGGATTGATGTTTTCTACTTGCGATGCAATAGCATCATCAATTCCTTGAATGCGATAGATTGGGCGACCATCTTCTGAAATCATATACATAATTTCAATTGTATTATCTTTATTTACAGAATTGTCTAATCTCTTTTGAATGATTGTTTCAAAGAGCCAGACTGAAATATTATAGTTTTCAAATTGTAAAATCGCATTTTCATAGCCTAACGCGGGATACTTTGTATCACTACCACCGTATTGTAAATACATATTTTGTACATTCCCTAACGGAGTTGTAACATTTGTTTGCTGCCCAATACTAAATAATTTTTCATCCGTGTCAATCCAATGGACGTTAACGATATTTTCTGTAAAGAATTCTGGTAGTTTTTCATATGGTACGTATGGTGGTGTAACATTGCCGTCACCATCATCTAAGTTAGCTGGGTCATACACTTCAAAATCTATACGCATTTCCGGCTGAGGTGCGTAACGAACTTGCGCATTTAATTTTTCTCCAACAAGACATTTCATGCTCGGATCAGTATTGTTAATAAGCTCAAAAGAAATTGTATCACGCACTGATTTTGTTAGTTTAGGAGCTACTACTATCGCCGATACCGTAGAGCCATCCGATTGTACGTTACGAACAGCTTCACCGGCAGTGTCAACAATTTTTGCACCATATGATGAAGTTACTCGGAATGTATAGGATTTATCGTCCGCAATGGGATCTCCATTACAAGCCTTTAAAGATACTGTAATAAGTGTTGTATCTTGATCGTTGGCAATTAAATCTGGATTTTCTACATCTATACTTTGTAATGCATTATTGACATATTCAGGACCTGTAAAATCGTTGTTATTATCCTTTGGTTCCTCAAATTCTGAGCTATTTGAGCCCATAAATCCTGCTGGTAAAGTTATTTTATCATTATCACGGCCTGTTGCGGTACGCTTTAACCCTTGCACCGCAAATGAACCGTTTTGTACACTTCGATATAGAAATTCTGCTACATCACCACGTGTAAGCTTCGTAGAAGGATTAAAATCAGCAAATGTTTTTTTACCCGTGCTACCTGTGGAAATATCGTTCGTATACAAATATTGGACTGCTTGAGGCTCGTCTAAATCTAAACCTTTAAACGCTGCATAAACGCGAGCAAATTGTCCACGTGTAATCGTTTTTGAACGATTTGTCGCTACAAAAGTACCTTCAAGCGGTAAATAAAATTCACTATAAAAATTATAAGCAACACTTTCGTTATATGTTAGTGCATAGTTTTTATCGAGCTTTGCAAACATTGTTACAAGATCTCGTTCTGCTACTTGTTCGTTCGGTAAAAAGTTATTAGCAGCATTCAATGATAGTAAATCATTATCGACTGCCCAAGAAATTGCTTTGTACTTACTGTTATTCGTCGGAACATCCTGAATCGTTGTAGCGGCTTGGGTAGCTGGCGACACTGTCATAAAGACGAGTACGAAACAAGCAAGTAATAGCAATGCTTTTTTAGCATATGTCATTCATTTCAGTCCTTTCTTTAGTTAAAGAACAATACATCGTCTCGATAGTTTTGTTTTAAGTCGTTTTCCAGATAATTCAAGAAACGATCAAGCATCACGGATGCTTGTGCACGTGTTAAAGGTTGATTTGGATTAAATTTACCTGTTACAGGATCACCTGTCATTAAACCTAATTCATTGACGATATATATGCCGTCACGTGAATAGTTTGGAATTTGCGCATCATCAACAAATTTTGTAATATAGCCTGGGTCTGGAGCCTTGTTTTCCAGCCCTAATGCAC of the Lysinibacillus fusiformis genome contains:
- a CDS encoding vWA domain-containing protein, whose amino-acid sequence is MTYAKKALLLLACFVLVFMTVSPATQAATTIQDVPTNNSKYKAISWAVDNDLLSLNAANNFLPNEQVAERDLVTMFAKLDKNYALTYNESVAYNFYSEFYLPLEGTFVATNRSKTITRGQFARVYAAFKGLDLDEPQAVQYLYTNDISTGSTGKKTFADFNPSTKLTRGDVAEFLYRSVQNGSFAVQGLKRTATGRDNDKITLPAGFMGSNSSEFEEPKDNNNDFTGPEYVNNALQSIDVENPDLIANDQDTTLITVSLKACNGDPIADDKSYTFRVTSSYGAKIVDTAGEAVRNVQSDGSTVSAIVVAPKLTKSVRDTISFELINNTDPSMKCLVGEKLNAQVRYAPQPEMRIDFEVYDPANLDDGDGNVTPPYVPYEKLPEFFTENIVNVHWIDTDEKLFSIGQQTNVTTPLGNVQNMYLQYGGSDTKYPALGYENAILQFENYNISVWLFETIIQKRLDNSVNKDNTIEIMYMISEDGRPIYRIQGIDDAIASQVENINPVGSIIQLMSYMPEEKQLTLEHYDSVMKIYAILTSLSNYDRTVLLKYQGGKLLGQVEAYKKRVDALKESEEEASRPSGKDRYTKVMVTLVSPGGEIITDYQGTVKIKFDGVEKTASFITNTSNSIDNTGSPGTAVAYFDSIIYGKSKIEATLVNKVDPRYAMILKNITDKTITKEIFTNPYFSKNACSLATEVAYVVDYSSSMKRIDKTNYRGKKTIELIDQIKAKNNIVIETNTSANVLGEGTIENVLKKDLYRTSKDKGATDIFAGIEIALSKFSNDTKNAKSIVVVSDGKTSKAKMTKVLNDAKKKGVKIYTVSMGKKNQINEALLTQLASETGGAYYHAIDNLQLHQVYQKLIDAILCKTTPSSCINPEDLFEESTVTLRKGYITMNARIDGNCPGVASVSVRYSSISGDVKFELTKRSDSVYMLTKTVQTMQDFKVNGEIEFLAYDNGGNLLAVKTVAITN